One Pieris napi chromosome 13, ilPieNapi1.2, whole genome shotgun sequence genomic window carries:
- the LOC125055355 gene encoding enhancer of rudimentary homolog codes for MSHTILLVQPGQRPETRTYSDYESVNDCMEGVCKIYEEHLKRRNPNTPTITYDISQLFDFIDQLADLSCLVYQKSTNTYAPYNKDWIKEKIYVLLRQAAGQGD; via the exons ATG TCGCACACAATTCTTTTGGTTCAACCGGGACAAAGACCTGAGACGAGAACATATTCAGACTACGAAAGCGTTAATGATTGTATGGAGGGTGTCTGCAAGATATACGAGGAACATTTAAAACGGAGAAACCCAAATACGCCGACAATAACATATGATATTTCACaactatttgattttatagacCAA TTAGCAGATCTTAGTTGTCTTGTGTACCAAAAGTCAACCAACACCTATGCTCCATACAATAAAGATTGGATAAAAGAAAAGATTTATGTATTACTACGCCAAGCAGCTGGACAAGGTGATTAa